From one Magnolia sinica isolate HGM2019 chromosome 18, MsV1, whole genome shotgun sequence genomic stretch:
- the LOC131233643 gene encoding uncharacterized protein LOC131233643 isoform X1, translating into MGDSDESKFREESARVVELAKELQDSASSHVSRTWNEQQSLCQRALALESNIQKIRSSIESAVKKGAVDLWDAEKLDEELFKARCIISDGDVASLLPSEAQGSFLKMFLGPINVRATRKDVQLKVKEEYNHYRDRTAILFLVFPSALLLLRYWTWNGCFPVLPVQLYQAWLLFLYTSLALRENILRVNGSDIRPWWIYHHYCAMLMALVSLTWEIKGEPDCSRKQKGVQLFLAWAMMQGVAMLLQNRYQRQRLYTRIALGKARRMDVVWGETAGVEGQLWLLYPILFILQGFEAYIGLLLLKTALVGVVSEWQVIVCGLLLVVMAVGNFVNTVQTLMAKSRFKAKMKRSKSKQELHQGSPPGNSRLGRLS; encoded by the exons ATGGGCGACTCGGACGAGAGTAAGTTCCGTGAAGAATCGGCCCGAGTCGTGGAGCTGGCAAAGGAGCTGCAGGACTCGGCCTCTTCCCACGTCTCCAGGACCTGGAACGAGCAGCAGTCGCTCTGCCAGAGAGCGCTCGCTCTCGAATCCAATATCCAGAAGATCCGATCCTCGATCGAATCCGCTGTCAAAAAAGGGGCTGTCGATCTGTGGGACGCCGAAAAG TTGGATGAGGAATTATTCAAGGCGAGATGCATTATCAGCGACGGAGATGTTGCTTCGCTTCTTCCGAGCGAGGCTCAGG GTAGTTTCTTGAAGATGTTTCTGGGTCCCATCAACGTGCGGGCAACAAGGAAAGATGTTCAGttgaaagtaaaagaggagtaCAACCATTATAGA GATAGAACAGCGATTCTGTTTCTTGTTTTCCCATCGGCACTATTACTTCTAAGATATTGGACCTGGAATGGATGCTTTCCAGTGCTACCAGTTCAGCTATACCAG GCCTGGCTCTTATTTCTCTACACAAGTTTGGCCTTGCGAGAGAATATCCTGAGAGTAAATGGAAGTGATATTCGTCCATG GTGGATATACCATCATTATTGTGCTATGCTGATGGCACTTGTCAGTCTCACATGGGAGATTAAAGGGGAACCTGATTGTTCTCGCAAGCAG AAAGGGGTACAACTATTTTTGGCATGGGCTATGATGCAAGGTGTTGCAATGCTGCTACAGAACAGATACCAGCGCCAAAGACTGTATACTCGTATTGCATTAGGAAAG GCAAGGCGAATGGATGTTGTGTGGGGAGAAACTGCTGGCGTGGAAGGTCAATTGTGGCTGTTATACCCCATCCTTTTCATTTTGCAG GGTTTCGAAGCATACATTGGACTATTGCTGCTTAAGACTGCTTTGGTTGGCGTTGTTTCTGAGTGGCAG GTAATAGTTTGTGGCTTGCTACTGGTAGTGATGGCAGTCGGCAACTTTGTAAATACAGTGCAGACTCTGATGGCAAAATCAAGGTTCAAAGCGAAGATGAAGAGAAGTAAGAGTAAGCAGGAGTTACATCAAGGCTCTCCACCTGGCAATTCGAGACTTGGGAGACTGTCATGA
- the LOC131233643 gene encoding uncharacterized protein LOC131233643 isoform X2 gives MGDSDESKFREESARVVELAKELQDSASSHVSRTWNEQQSLCQRALALESNIQKIRSSIESAVKKGAVDLWDAEKLDEELFKARCIISDGDVASLLPSEAQGSFLKMFLGPINVRATRKDVQLKVKEEYNHYRDRTAILFLVFPSALLLLRYWTWNGCFPVLPVQLYQAWLLFLYTSLALRENILRVNGSDIRPWWIYHHYCAMLMALVSLTWEIKGEPDCSRKQKGVQLFLAWAMMQGVAMLLQNRYQRQRLYTRIALGKARRMITYSPQHVTCVRTLMHFPPSHVFMTFKLCKRWAPL, from the exons ATGGGCGACTCGGACGAGAGTAAGTTCCGTGAAGAATCGGCCCGAGTCGTGGAGCTGGCAAAGGAGCTGCAGGACTCGGCCTCTTCCCACGTCTCCAGGACCTGGAACGAGCAGCAGTCGCTCTGCCAGAGAGCGCTCGCTCTCGAATCCAATATCCAGAAGATCCGATCCTCGATCGAATCCGCTGTCAAAAAAGGGGCTGTCGATCTGTGGGACGCCGAAAAG TTGGATGAGGAATTATTCAAGGCGAGATGCATTATCAGCGACGGAGATGTTGCTTCGCTTCTTCCGAGCGAGGCTCAGG GTAGTTTCTTGAAGATGTTTCTGGGTCCCATCAACGTGCGGGCAACAAGGAAAGATGTTCAGttgaaagtaaaagaggagtaCAACCATTATAGA GATAGAACAGCGATTCTGTTTCTTGTTTTCCCATCGGCACTATTACTTCTAAGATATTGGACCTGGAATGGATGCTTTCCAGTGCTACCAGTTCAGCTATACCAG GCCTGGCTCTTATTTCTCTACACAAGTTTGGCCTTGCGAGAGAATATCCTGAGAGTAAATGGAAGTGATATTCGTCCATG GTGGATATACCATCATTATTGTGCTATGCTGATGGCACTTGTCAGTCTCACATGGGAGATTAAAGGGGAACCTGATTGTTCTCGCAAGCAG AAAGGGGTACAACTATTTTTGGCATGGGCTATGATGCAAGGTGTTGCAATGCTGCTACAGAACAGATACCAGCGCCAAAGACTGTATACTCGTATTGCATTAGGAAAG GCAAGGCGAATGATCACATACAGCCCACAACACGTCACATGTGTACGAACTTTAATGCATTTTCCTCCATCTCATGTGTTTATGACATTCAAGTTGtgcaagaggtgggccccactatga